A part of Microbacterium terregens genomic DNA contains:
- a CDS encoding hotdog fold thioesterase, with protein sequence MTPQPPTDVNGSARVAQRGMGALAEKMGMQFLEFSVDRCVATLPVEGNTQPVGLMHGGAYVVLAESLGSMAANLHAGPGRLALGVDINATHTRSATSGLVTGVCTPVHLGRSLTVHEIAVSDDQGRRLSTVRITNMIKSAPTV encoded by the coding sequence ATGACCCCCCAGCCACCCACAGACGTGAACGGTTCGGCGCGGGTCGCCCAGCGCGGAATGGGAGCTCTGGCCGAGAAGATGGGGATGCAGTTCCTCGAGTTCTCCGTCGACCGCTGCGTCGCGACATTGCCGGTGGAGGGCAACACGCAGCCCGTCGGGCTCATGCACGGTGGCGCGTACGTCGTGCTGGCGGAGTCACTCGGATCGATGGCTGCGAACCTCCACGCGGGACCCGGGCGACTGGCGCTCGGCGTCGACATCAACGCGACCCACACGCGCTCGGCGACGTCCGGGCTCGTGACCGGCGTGTGCACGCCCGTCCACCTCGGACGCAGTCTCACCGTGCACGAGATCGCGGTCAGCGACGATCAGGGCAGACGACTGTCGACGGTCCGGATCACCAACATGATCAAGAGCGCTCCGACGGTCTGA
- a CDS encoding ANTAR domain-containing response regulator, with the protein MVTDEEQATGSPASTPRRVVVAEDESLIRLDIVEILRDNGFDVVGEAGDGETAVQLATELRPDLVIMDVKMPHLDGISAAERLSKNHIAPVVLLTAFSQKELVERASEAGALAYVVKPFTPNDLLPAIEIALARYEQIITLEAEVADMVERFETRKLVDRAKGLLNEKMGLSEPEAFRWIQKASMDRRLTMQDVAKAIIEQLAPKKG; encoded by the coding sequence ATGGTGACTGACGAAGAGCAGGCGACCGGTTCTCCGGCATCCACGCCCCGACGAGTGGTCGTTGCGGAGGACGAGTCGTTGATTCGGCTCGACATCGTCGAGATCCTCCGGGACAACGGCTTCGACGTCGTCGGCGAGGCGGGCGACGGCGAGACCGCGGTTCAGCTGGCCACCGAACTGCGGCCCGACCTGGTCATCATGGACGTGAAGATGCCGCACCTCGATGGCATCTCCGCTGCCGAGAGGCTGAGCAAGAACCACATCGCGCCCGTCGTGCTCCTGACCGCGTTCAGCCAGAAAGAGCTCGTCGAACGCGCGAGCGAAGCCGGCGCTCTCGCATACGTGGTCAAGCCGTTCACGCCGAACGACCTGCTGCCCGCGATTGAGATCGCCCTCGCGCGCTACGAGCAGATCATCACGCTCGAGGCCGAAGTGGCCGACATGGTCGAGCGCTTCGAGACCCGCAAGCTCGTCGACCGCGCCAAGGGCCTGCTGAACGAGAAGATGGGCTTGTCCGAGCCCGAGGCGTTCCGCTGGATCCAGAAGGCGTCGATGGATCGCCGCCTCACGATGCAGGACGTCGCGAAGGCGATCATCGAGCAGCTGGCCCCCAAGAAGGGCTGA
- a CDS encoding NADPH:quinone reductase, which yields MRAIVYTKPGSASVLQLTERELPQPDRGEVRVRIVVSGVNPTDWKSRSGGGSAAGPGTEFVPNQDGAGVVDAVGDDVSQLSVGDRVWLALSAWQRPTGGTAQEYTVLPVERVFPLPDVADFDLGASLGVPALTAHRALTVAEDGPSRLAPGVLAGRSVLVAGGAGAVGHAAIQLARWAGATVIATVSNEEKAELAAAAGALHVVHYTAPDAAQRIRAIAPDGVDQIVEVSVGGNNALNLAVARSRTTIASYANDRAEGFPLDVGAAMRLNLRYQFVLLYTVGADALRQGAEDVNAAIRDGALPIGVEAGLPVHRFALEQTADAHRAVEQGAVGKVLIDVTAP from the coding sequence ATGAGAGCGATCGTCTACACGAAGCCTGGTAGCGCGTCCGTCCTGCAGCTGACCGAACGAGAGCTGCCGCAGCCCGATCGCGGGGAGGTGCGGGTCCGGATCGTGGTGTCCGGCGTGAATCCGACCGACTGGAAGTCCCGCAGCGGTGGCGGCAGCGCCGCCGGTCCCGGCACGGAGTTCGTGCCGAACCAGGACGGCGCCGGTGTGGTGGATGCTGTCGGCGACGACGTCAGTCAGCTATCGGTCGGCGACCGCGTCTGGCTTGCACTCTCGGCGTGGCAGCGCCCCACCGGCGGCACCGCCCAGGAGTACACCGTGCTTCCGGTCGAGCGGGTCTTCCCGCTCCCCGACGTGGCCGACTTCGATCTCGGCGCCTCCCTCGGTGTGCCCGCCCTCACCGCGCACCGCGCGCTCACCGTCGCCGAAGACGGCCCGAGCCGACTGGCGCCGGGCGTCCTCGCGGGACGGAGCGTGCTCGTCGCCGGGGGCGCTGGTGCGGTCGGGCATGCCGCCATCCAGCTCGCTCGCTGGGCCGGCGCGACCGTGATCGCCACCGTGTCCAACGAGGAGAAGGCAGAACTGGCGGCCGCCGCGGGCGCACTGCATGTCGTGCACTACACCGCCCCGGATGCCGCGCAGCGGATCCGCGCGATCGCCCCCGATGGCGTGGATCAGATCGTCGAGGTCAGCGTGGGCGGCAACAACGCGCTGAATCTCGCCGTCGCCCGGTCTCGGACGACGATCGCCTCGTATGCGAACGATCGTGCGGAAGGTTTCCCGCTGGATGTGGGGGCGGCAATGCGACTGAACCTGCGGTACCAGTTCGTGTTGCTCTACACCGTGGGCGCGGACGCCCTCCGTCAGGGTGCCGAAGACGTGAACGCGGCGATCCGCGACGGCGCGCTGCCGATCGGCGTCGAGGCCGGACTACCGGTGCACCGGTTCGCGCTCGAGCAGACCGCCGACGCCCATCGCGCTGTCGAGCAGGGCGCCGTCGGCAAGGTGCTCATCGACGTGACGGCACCGTAG